GTCTTCATCCGTGCGATCCGTTTAATCCGTTAGATCCGTGTTCTGGCTTTGAATTTTTGATTCCCGGTCTTACCTCTGTGACCTTTGTGCCCTTCGTGTTCACCCACGGGTGCTTTTAATTCCCTGCCTTTGAGCGAAATTTGCAGATTTTGGGCAGAATTCGTTGACTTTGAGATCGAATTGGAAAAATGCGCTGTCCTTTTCGCTGTTATTTGTCTCGGATGGTGCATTCTTGCGCAGTTGCTAGGCCCGAGTACTAGGCGCAACCAGCGACCTTGTACCATGGACGCATGTCTGCACGAGACTTTGCTATCGCCATTATGGCGGCAGGAAAAGGGACCAGGCTGAAGTCGAAGCGTCCCAAGGTATTGCACGAAGTTGGAGGCAAGCCGCTGGTTGCGCACGTGATCCGTTCTGCGTCGGAAGTTGTTGCCCCAGAGAACATCTATGTGATCATCGGGCACGAAGCGGAGAGCGTTCGCTCTGCGGTTGCGCACACGGGCGTGAAGTTTGTGCTGCAAACCGAGCAGCGCGGGACCGGACACGCGATCCAGAGCGCTCAAAAAGAGCTGGCTGCATATGCGAATTTCCTGGTTCTCTCCGGAGACGCGCCGCTGATTCGTCCCGAAACAATTCGCGGCATCCGCGATTTCCATATCAAGCAAGGCGCCGCGATGACGATTCTTACCGCTGCGCCTGCGGATCCAACCGGCTACGGACGCGTGCTGCGGCAGGGCTCAACCAACCACGTGGCGGCAATCGTGGAGCAGAAATCCCTTCTTCCCGAGCAATCCAACGTAGGCGAGATCAATTCCGGCTTCTACGCATTTAGTTCCAAGCCGCTATTCGCCAACATTCATCGACTCGAGGCTGACAATCCTCACGGCGAGCACTACCTCACGGATATGGCTGCGCTGCTGGTCGCGGAGGGGCAAAAAGTGATGGCGATCCGCGCAGATGACCCTGACGAAGTTTTAGGCGGCAATACGATCGCCGAACTCATGAGCCTTGATGCGAATATGCGCTTGCGAAAGGCTCGCGAACTGATGAGCCAGGGTGTGACGATTTTTAGGCCGGATACCTGCGTGATTGACGAGGAGGTACGCATCGCTCCAGACAGTACCATCGAGCCGTTCGTCCAACTTCTGGGAAACACAACTGTCGGTGAGGGTAGCCGAGTACGGTCATATTCGGTGATCGCCAATTCCCAGATTGGAAACAATGTGAACATTCTTCCGGGCTGCGTCATGGATCAAAGCTCGATTGCGGATGGCGCAATCGTCGGTCCGTACTCTCGGCTGCGTCCGGGAAGCGAGATTGGGGAAGGCGCACATGTGGGAAACTTCGTGGAAACGAAAAAGGTTCGTCTCGGAAAGGGCTCAAAGGCCAACCATCTCACCTATCTGGGAGACGCAGAAATTGGCGCAGGCGTGAATGTTGGCGCCGGCACCATCACGTGCAATTACGATGGCGCCAAGAAATACAAGACAGTGATCGAGGATGGCGTTTTCGTGGGTAGCGACTCAACGCTGGTAGCTCCGGTAAAGATCGGTCATGGAGCGTACATTGGGGCAGCGTCGTGCATTACTGGCGATGTACCGCCAGATTCACTGGCGATCGCGCGCGGCATGCAGGTTGTGAAAGAAGGCTGGGCTAAGAAAAAGAGAGAAGAGCGGGAAAAGAAATGAGCGTCAATCAACAGGCTATTGGTTCGGACAACTAGCTTGCCAGGATCTCCCGCAATTTCAGCCGAGCCTGAAACAAGCCGCTTTTGGACTCAGTTTCAGTGATGCCAATCGTTCTCGCGATGCGTGCATGATCGTAGTTCTCAACATCGTGCATCAGGAAAATCAGCCGCTCGGTGGAAGGGAGTTGCGTCACCGCATTTTCCAGATCGGCCCGCCGCGTGTTTCGGCGCACCTGACTCACTTGGGTCACTGGTTTGCACTGCACCGTGAGATTCCCGATCGGAGTCAACTCGCGCAGCTCTGTCACAAGAGCGCGGTCAATAGTTTCCGCATCAGGCTTGGAACTTGTCGCAAAAGCGCGGCAAAAAGTGCCGCTCATCACGTCTTCCGCCTCTAACTCGTTTCCCGTCATATAGAAGGATAGTGAGTACACGCGGTGGCGGTTTCCCTCAAAGACGCCTTTGTAGCGGTCAACAGATGCCTGTTCAGCATGCTGAATGATGGGGAGAAAAGCCGCCAATTGAATTCCGTCCACTCGACTCGACATTCAGGGGTCCTTTTCTTGTCGTGGCGATTGCCGACGTGCTGCTCTTACCTTTGCAGTTACCTCTCCAATTCTTTGTACCTGAACTGTGCTGGTCTGGCGCAGCTCAGGAGTTCAGAAACTGGCTCAGAGTCGCCTTAAATCCCCATACAAACACCGGAATTTGGGCTACTTCGATCACTCAGGTGCTTGAACTGAAAAGAGCCAATCTATGTCGCCCGGAAACCCGAGGTTTTCCACAGGGAAGCGCTCCACCCACTATTGGCATTGCGATACCACATCTTGCCCTAAGCCCTTGAAAACGACCGTGTAACCCTTACACAGCGGTTCTAGCGGGATTTCAATACGCAGATTCAATAATCCCAGCTTCCGAAGCATTCAAAGCTCCAGTTTTTCGAACTAGACCCCTGACGGCTACACGGATGGTCACCTGATACGGACTCAACATAGTTACTTCCGGCAGTATCCCGGGCGAAAGCCTAAGAGTCGGAAAGGTGCACTACGTTTAGAATGTGAGGGCTC
This Terriglobales bacterium DNA region includes the following protein-coding sequences:
- a CDS encoding sigma-70 family RNA polymerase sigma factor; translation: MSSRVDGIQLAAFLPIIQHAEQASVDRYKGVFEGNRHRVYSLSFYMTGNELEAEDVMSGTFCRAFATSSKPDAETIDRALVTELRELTPIGNLTVQCKPVTQVSQVRRNTRRADLENAVTQLPSTERLIFLMHDVENYDHARIARTIGITETESKSGLFQARLKLREILAS
- the glmU gene encoding bifunctional UDP-N-acetylglucosamine diphosphorylase/glucosamine-1-phosphate N-acetyltransferase GlmU; this encodes MSARDFAIAIMAAGKGTRLKSKRPKVLHEVGGKPLVAHVIRSASEVVAPENIYVIIGHEAESVRSAVAHTGVKFVLQTEQRGTGHAIQSAQKELAAYANFLVLSGDAPLIRPETIRGIRDFHIKQGAAMTILTAAPADPTGYGRVLRQGSTNHVAAIVEQKSLLPEQSNVGEINSGFYAFSSKPLFANIHRLEADNPHGEHYLTDMAALLVAEGQKVMAIRADDPDEVLGGNTIAELMSLDANMRLRKARELMSQGVTIFRPDTCVIDEEVRIAPDSTIEPFVQLLGNTTVGEGSRVRSYSVIANSQIGNNVNILPGCVMDQSSIADGAIVGPYSRLRPGSEIGEGAHVGNFVETKKVRLGKGSKANHLTYLGDAEIGAGVNVGAGTITCNYDGAKKYKTVIEDGVFVGSDSTLVAPVKIGHGAYIGAASCITGDVPPDSLAIARGMQVVKEGWAKKKREEREKK